One part of the Coffea eugenioides isolate CCC68of chromosome 10, Ceug_1.0, whole genome shotgun sequence genome encodes these proteins:
- the LOC113750303 gene encoding NDR1/HIN1-like protein 13 — MAVPVFHLAVGQRLLVTGKGRWREVLRYSGTSYKKIWDEWLPSLSTIPPYHPLSLSFTLLPVFSMEEEREQPSKNRGRHGNYHNSSIPETRTLSFADNLAIHHHQPLPDQPHDFGPISGAGTYIVQVPKDQVFRVPSPQNAAHLGRQDDSRRPQKGRGSCCCSRCMCLCSLVAVIVLIIAIIGVIINIFVGFDDPSFQIERLMYNKPRSEFDIRLKVGNPNKHKSISYDQDSNVSLSFKQKKIAHGKFQNFDQDPGNSTAISIVLHGSKLPAEIETSMNSKKSKIRIPLFLSIDLGLELKVGAFHVQSKRIQVSCSLTVDKLEKNTHIWAQDCGTKS, encoded by the exons ATGGCAGTTCCGGTGTTCCACCTTGCTGTTGGTCAACGTTTGCTAGTGACAGGTAAAGGGCGATGGCGTGAGGTACTGAG GTATAGTGGTACTTCTTATAAGAAAATATGGGATGAATG GCTACCATCCCTGTCCACAATTCCCCCTTAccaccctctctctctctccttcacGCTGCTCCCTGTATTCTCTATGGAGGAGGAGAGGGAGCAACCTTCCAAAAATCGTGGTCGGCATGGAAATTATCACAACTCATCGATCCCGGAGACTCGAACTCTCTCATTTGCAGACAATCTTGCAATCCACCATCATCAACCCTTGCCTGATCAACCTCACGATTTTGGACCTATCTCTGGTGCCGGGACATATATCGTGCAAGTCCCCAAAGATCAAGTTTTTCGTGTTCCATCGCCTCAAAATGCAGCTCATCTAGGGCGTCAGGATGATTCTCGTCGACCCCAAAAAGGCCGCGGTTCTTGTTGTTGCTCTCGCTGCATGTGCTTATGCAGTTTGGTTGCTGTAATTGTCCTAATTATTGCCATCATTGGTGTCATCATTAATATTTTTGTGGGCTTCGATGATCCCAGTTTCCAAATTGAGCGTCTTATGTACAACAAGCCACGTTCAGAGTTCGATATTCGGCTGAAAGTTGGTAATCCAAATAAGCATAAGAGCATTTCCTATGATCAAGACTCTAATGTTTCGCTGTCCttcaagcaaaagaaaatcGCGCATggaaaattccaaaattttgatcaagatCCGGGGAATTCAACAGCTATATCAATTGTGCTGCATGGATCCAAGTTGCCTGCAGAAATTGAGACAAGCATGAATAGCAAGAAATCAAAAATTCGCATCCCTCTATTCCTCTCAATTGATCTTGGATTGGAACTAAAAGTTGGGGCATTTCATGTTCAGAGCAAAAGAATTCAAGTTTCATGCAGTTTGACTGTAgacaaattggagaaaaataCACACATTTGGGCTCAGGATTGTGGTACCAAAAGCTGA